CTTGTTGATGGCGATCAGGTTGGCGGTGAACGCCTCGATCTGGTGGGCGTTGCGCAACCGTCCGGCGTAGATGCCGCGCATCCCGGGGATCCGGGCGGCGAGCGCGCCGACCACGTCGACCAGCTCGCGGTCCTCGGTGCAGATCAGCACGTCCAGGTCGATCCGGTCGACTTCGGGGTCGGCCAGCAGCGGCGCACTGACGTGGTTGAACGCCGCGCAGACCCGGGAGTCGGGCAGCAACGCGGCGGCCTGCTGGACGGCGCTGCCTTCGGCGACGGTCAGCGCGTACGGGCCCTGCTTGTCGAAGCCGAGCGGGTTGACGCAGTCGACGACGATCCGGCCGGCGAGCGGCTCGGCGAGGGCGGCGACGGTGGCCGCGTGCCCATCCCACGGCACCGCGATGATGACCACGTCGCTGCGTCGGGCCACCTCATCGTTGGCAGCACCGGTGACGCTGCCGTCGGCCGGCACCCCGGGCAGGGCGGCGATCTCAGCCGCGGACTCGGCGGCCCGCTCAGCGGACCGGGAGCCGATCAGCACCGTCTGCCCGGCCCGCGCGAACCGGTAGGCGAGGCCCCGCCCCTGGTCGCCGGTGCCTCCGATGATGCCGACCGTCAGCCCGGACACGTCGGGCAGCGTGCTCGCGTCGTATGCCATGGGTTCATCCTCGCAAACCGCCCGGCCGGCAGCAGCGCCGAGCGCTGTGACAATCCCCGCTGCCGCCGGCTGACCGCGCGCCCATCAGCGAGGAACCGGCAGCCGGTGCGGCGGACCACAACCCGCAGAGAGCCAGAACGCGCAGCAGACCAGAGCCGGTCGTTGCGTCAGGCCAGCTCGAACAGGACCGTGCGGGCCGTCGGGTCGGCGGTGACGAGTCGGACCCGGACCCGTTCGCCGAGCGGGAGTTGGCCGAGGCAGCGGCCGCGTACCGGCGGGGCGTCCAGTGCGACGGTGCCGCCGGGCGGTCGGGGGCGGGACCGGCCGTTGGGCGGGGCGTCGACGTCGAGCACGGCCGCGTCGAAGGTCTCGCCCACCCGGTCCGCCAGCAGCACCGCCTCGGCCAGCTCGACGGCACCCCTCGCGGCCGCCGAGGCGGTCCGGTCGGTGCTCGCCATCACCTCGGGCAGCCGGGGCAGCGCGGAGCGGGCCCAGTCGGGCACCGGCTGGCCCGCGTACAGGGCCAGGCATACCTCGGTGGCATACCGGTCGGCCAGGCGCCGCAACGGCGCCGTGACGTGGGCGTACGCGGCCGCCACGCCACCGTGCTCCGGTTGCTCCGGCGTCGTCCCGTCGAAGGCGGTGTACGCGGCGCCGCGCATCAGCTCGGCGGCCTGGTCGATGAACGCGGCGGCGCGCGGCTGGGCGGCGTCCAGACCGGCGATCACCTGACCCGGGCCGACATCGTCCGGCCAGTGCACGCCCAGCGGCGCGGCGGCGGCCCGTAGTCGCTGCACCGCCTCCGGTTTCGGCGCCGGCATCGTACGCAGCACGCCGATCCCGCCGGCCAGCATGATGTCGGCGGCGGCCATCCCGGTCAGCAGGGAGATCTGGGCGTTGTATTCCTCCATCGGCACCGGCGCGCGCAGCACCAGCCGCCAGCCCTCGCCGTCGGGCTCCAGATCCTGCTCGGGCAGCGGCAGGTTGATGGCTCCGCGCCGCAACCCTCGGGCGGTCAGTCGGTCGCCGATCTCGGGCAGCAGCGCGATCGGGTCGGGTAGCCGCCCGGCGCCGGCTGCCGCCTGCACGCCGGTGTAGTCGAGTTTGGCCCGGCTACGGACCAGGGCGCGTTCCAGCTCGACGGCCACCGTGGCACCGTCGGCGTCCAGGTCGATGGTCCAGATCACGGCGGCCCGGTCGTCGTCGGGCAGCAGACTGGCAGCGCCCTCACTGAGCGTCCGTGGATGCAGCGGCACGTTCCCGTCGGGCAGGTAGATGGTCTGCCCTCGCCGCCAGGTCTCCGCCTCCAGCGCGCCGCCCGGAGTCACGTGCGCCGCGACGTCGGCGATCGCGTAAAGCACCCGGTAACCCCCACCTGGGCGGCGGGCGAGGTGCATCGCCTGGTCCAGGTCGCGGGAGCTGGCCGGGTCAACCGTGACGAACGGTACGTCGGTGCGGTCGACGGGCGGCTGCGGCAGTGCCGCAGCCGCCTCGTCGGCCTCACGCTGGGCGTCGGTCGGGAAATCCTCGGACAGGCCGAGCTCGCGGCGCAGAGCGCCGAAGTCGATGCGGGGCGCGAGTACGCGTCGGATGACCACGGGGTCAATCCTGACAGTGCCGCGGGTGATCCGCTTCCGGTGACCGGCCGAGAAATCCGCCCGACCCACCACCCGGACGGGCCGGCGTGACCCGCCCTCTCAGCCGGTCGCCTTTCGAGCGGCGCTGCGCGCACCCCGGGGGCGGTGGCCCGTGCGGCGACCGGGCGGGCCGGCGACTTGCGGGCGGTCACCTTGCGGGCCGGGGCCTTGGCCGCGACGGTCTTCTTCGCCGGGGCCTTCTTCGCGGCGGCCTTGCGCGCGGTGGTCGACGAGGTGCCCGTCACCTTCGCGGCCGGGGCCTTCTTCGCGGCGGCCTTGCGGACACCGCCGCTGGGGCGGGTGGACGCGGTCTTCTTCGCCGTCGTCTTCTTCGCCGGTGCCTTCTTGGCCGGTGCCTTCTTGGCGGTCGTCTTCGTCGCGGCCGTCTTCTTCACCGCTGTCTTCTTGACGGGGGACGTCCTGGTCGCGGTCTTGCGCGCTGGCGCCTTCGCCGCGGCAGTGGTCTTCTTCGCCGCCGAGGTCGTGGTCTTCTTGGCCGCGCTCACTGTCTTCTTCGCCGTACCGGTGGT
The window above is part of the Micromonospora sp. LH3U1 genome. Proteins encoded here:
- the npdG gene encoding NADPH-dependent F420 reductase, which gives rise to MAYDASTLPDVSGLTVGIIGGTGDQGRGLAYRFARAGQTVLIGSRSAERAAESAAEIAALPGVPADGSVTGAANDEVARRSDVVIIAVPWDGHAATVAALAEPLAGRIVVDCVNPLGFDKQGPYALTVAEGSAVQQAAALLPDSRVCAAFNHVSAPLLADPEVDRIDLDVLICTEDRELVDVVGALAARIPGMRGIYAGRLRNAHQIEAFTANLIAINKRYKAHAGIRVTDL
- a CDS encoding RNB domain-containing ribonuclease — protein: MVIRRVLAPRIDFGALRRELGLSEDFPTDAQREADEAAAALPQPPVDRTDVPFVTVDPASSRDLDQAMHLARRPGGGYRVLYAIADVAAHVTPGGALEAETWRRGQTIYLPDGNVPLHPRTLSEGAASLLPDDDRAAVIWTIDLDADGATVAVELERALVRSRAKLDYTGVQAAAGAGRLPDPIALLPEIGDRLTARGLRRGAINLPLPEQDLEPDGEGWRLVLRAPVPMEEYNAQISLLTGMAAADIMLAGGIGVLRTMPAPKPEAVQRLRAAAAPLGVHWPDDVGPGQVIAGLDAAQPRAAAFIDQAAELMRGAAYTAFDGTTPEQPEHGGVAAAYAHVTAPLRRLADRYATEVCLALYAGQPVPDWARSALPRLPEVMASTDRTASAAARGAVELAEAVLLADRVGETFDAAVLDVDAPPNGRSRPRPPGGTVALDAPPVRGRCLGQLPLGERVRVRLVTADPTARTVLFELA